The following are encoded in a window of Armatimonadota bacterium genomic DNA:
- a CDS encoding SMC family ATPase, whose product MIPIRLELKNFMSYGENVMPLDLTGIHLACLCGDNGNGKSAILDAITWALWDKARAGSDELIRAGRTEMRVTFDFELNQDLYRVIRGRGKRASANLWEVQIAEDPGAGLSETRWRSLTGQGKRETEDQITRILRMDYKTFINSAYIQQGRADEFTRQSSHERKKILADILDLSRYNILEQKAKDRRNDADRRAGELAREIEQSESELVHEDEWKSQLTGAKTERESLEVNLSKAEEQVRDLQRRQADLDAKSKRIKQVEAQVVSVQSELRSLDSQRIDQERRVACGREVLADKERIIKGVKSLNETRERIVKLDGLLDELRKLEHEMGRLEQAVSAEKHKLETERDSVSRELADLKVRLDKAEVATKDIEPLREQVAKLDEAAARLTALQAEISSAGEQFGRLETENAQLKESLADLTEKLGLISQPGAECPLCKTELSHEKHESVIADYRRRIEETEAAQKRTWAEGAEAKRRRDSAHAEMKSLDATLKAGLDVRNRLAQAEQVAADAAEARKGEPRLRERLAEIAKKLDSEDYALGIRAQSKDIESRMAGLNYDEKEHGALRSSLADLQEFEARAAALKTAEENLPADESNLEGTVALIAARRKAIADSEQEIRELQAAAADLPAVASELPQASAVVGALRESDRELTGRIARLEQSVERCRTLRKQTAVRRKELEQAKREKAVYADLVVAFGKKGVQALIIENATPEIQNEANELLARMTDNSMQISFETVQDKTAGGIKETLEIKVSDDMGTRSYELYSGGEAFRVNFAIRIALSKMLARRAGAALQALIIDEGFGTQDGKGREKLVEAIDSIKDDFEKILVITHIDELKDAFPTRIEITKDSQGSQIAVG is encoded by the coding sequence ATGATCCCCATCCGGCTCGAGCTGAAGAACTTCATGAGCTACGGCGAGAACGTGATGCCGCTCGACCTGACCGGCATCCACCTCGCTTGCCTCTGCGGCGACAACGGGAACGGCAAGTCCGCGATCCTGGACGCCATCACCTGGGCGCTCTGGGACAAGGCGCGCGCCGGGTCCGACGAGTTGATCCGCGCCGGAAGGACGGAGATGCGCGTCACCTTCGACTTCGAACTGAACCAGGATCTCTACCGCGTCATAAGGGGTCGAGGCAAGCGCGCGTCCGCCAACCTGTGGGAAGTCCAGATCGCGGAGGACCCCGGCGCGGGGCTGTCGGAGACCAGATGGCGTTCCCTCACCGGGCAGGGGAAGCGCGAGACCGAAGACCAGATCACGCGCATCCTTCGCATGGACTACAAGACGTTCATCAACTCGGCCTACATCCAGCAGGGCAGGGCGGACGAGTTCACCAGGCAGTCGTCCCACGAGCGGAAGAAGATTCTCGCCGATATCCTCGACCTCAGCCGGTACAACATCCTGGAGCAGAAGGCAAAGGACCGCCGGAACGACGCCGATCGGCGCGCGGGCGAACTTGCGCGGGAGATCGAACAGTCCGAGTCCGAACTGGTACACGAGGACGAGTGGAAGTCTCAGCTCACAGGAGCGAAGACCGAGCGCGAATCCCTCGAAGTGAACCTGTCGAAGGCCGAGGAGCAGGTCCGCGACCTCCAGCGGCGCCAGGCCGATCTCGATGCCAAGTCGAAGCGGATCAAGCAGGTGGAGGCTCAGGTTGTCTCGGTGCAGAGCGAGTTGCGCAGCCTCGACTCTCAGCGGATAGACCAGGAGCGTCGGGTCGCCTGCGGACGGGAAGTACTTGCGGACAAGGAACGCATCATCAAGGGCGTCAAGAGCCTGAATGAGACCCGCGAGCGGATCGTGAAGCTCGACGGCCTTCTGGACGAACTCCGAAAGCTGGAGCACGAGATGGGCCGCCTCGAACAGGCGGTCTCTGCCGAGAAGCACAAGCTTGAGACCGAGCGAGACTCCGTCAGCCGCGAACTTGCCGACCTCAAGGTTCGACTCGATAAGGCCGAGGTCGCGACGAAGGACATCGAGCCGCTGCGGGAGCAGGTCGCGAAGCTTGATGAGGCGGCTGCAAGACTGACGGCCCTGCAGGCCGAGATCAGCTCCGCCGGCGAGCAGTTCGGCCGACTGGAGACTGAGAACGCCCAGCTCAAGGAGTCTCTGGCCGATCTCACAGAGAAGCTCGGTCTGATATCCCAGCCCGGCGCCGAGTGCCCGCTCTGCAAGACCGAACTCAGCCACGAGAAGCACGAGAGTGTAATCGCTGACTACCGCCGTCGGATAGAAGAGACCGAGGCGGCTCAGAAGCGCACATGGGCCGAAGGCGCGGAGGCCAAGCGCAGGCGCGACTCCGCCCATGCGGAGATGAAGTCACTCGACGCGACGCTCAAGGCGGGCCTCGACGTACGCAACCGCCTGGCGCAGGCCGAGCAGGTCGCGGCCGACGCCGCCGAGGCGCGAAAGGGCGAGCCTCGGCTCCGCGAGCGCCTTGCCGAGATCGCGAAGAAGCTCGATTCCGAGGACTATGCGCTCGGGATCCGGGCTCAGTCGAAGGATATCGAATCCAGGATGGCGGGCCTCAACTACGACGAGAAGGAACACGGTGCGCTCAGGAGCAGTCTTGCCGACCTGCAGGAGTTCGAGGCTCGAGCGGCGGCTCTAAAGACCGCCGAGGAGAACCTTCCCGCCGACGAGTCGAACCTGGAGGGCACCGTTGCTCTGATCGCCGCGCGCCGCAAGGCGATTGCCGACTCCGAGCAGGAGATCCGGGAACTGCAGGCCGCGGCGGCCGACCTGCCGGCAGTTGCTTCGGAGTTGCCGCAGGCGTCAGCGGTTGTTGGCGCTCTGAGGGAGAGCGACCGCGAGTTGACCGGCCGAATCGCGCGGTTGGAGCAGTCCGTGGAGCGGTGCAGGACGCTTCGAAAGCAGACCGCCGTCCGACGCAAGGAACTCGAGCAGGCAAAGAGGGAGAAGGCCGTATACGCCGATCTCGTGGTCGCCTTCGGGAAGAAAGGTGTCCAGGCGCTGATCATCGAGAACGCCACCCCCGAGATTCAGAACGAGGCGAACGAACTGCTGGCGCGGATGACCGACAACTCGATGCAGATCAGCTTCGAGACGGTCCAGGACAAGACAGCGGGCGGCATCAAAGAGACGCTCGAGATCAAGGTGAGCGACGACATGGGAACCCGCAGCTACGAGCTCTACAGCGGCGGGGAGGCGTTCCGGGTGAACTTCGCGATTCGTATCGCGCTATCGAAGATGCTTGCCCGTCGAGCCGGCGCCGCGCTTCAGGCCCTGATCATAGACGAGGGCTTCGGCACCCAGGACGGGAAGGGACGCGAGAAGCTCGTGGAGGCGATTGACTCGATCAAGGACGACTTCGAAAAGATACTCGTCATCACGCACATAGACGAACTCAAGGACGCCTTCCCGACCCGCATCGAGATCACGAAGGACTCCCAGGGCAGCCAGATCGCAGTGGGATGA
- a CDS encoding 2-oxoisovalerate dehydrogenase, protein MEEIIFVVEEAPEGGYTARALGEAIFTEAEDMPGLHEMVRDAVRCHFDEGKRPRVIRLHFVQEEVIAA, encoded by the coding sequence ATGGAAGAGATCATATTTGTTGTGGAAGAGGCGCCTGAGGGTGGATACACGGCCCGAGCGCTCGGGGAAGCGATCTTTACCGAAGCCGAGGACATGCCTGGGCTTCACGAGATGGTGCGGGACGCAGTTCGCTGCCACTTCGACGAAGGAAAACGACCGAGAGTGATCCGCCTGCATTTCGTGCAGGAAGAAGTGATAGCGGCATGA
- a CDS encoding 2-hydroxyacyl-CoA dehydratase, whose protein sequence is MEERTVNLEMWRALGLDVERHCELLNVLREVYPAIYMSQENRPPAMAYFDAVIAEIHGDRVSELLEHKANGGKVVGTFCVYVPDELIYAAGAVPVGLCGGAQFSIPDAEAILPRNLCPLIKSFVGFKESKLCPYFESCDLLVAETTCDGKKKTWEIIAEDTPTHVMELPHRKSESGRATWMKEVAALKTKLEELTGNEITAEKLSEGIKLANDKRRAIARLYETRKTNPPPISGRDALLVSQVAFYDDAARFTQSVNTLVDQCEARAADGVSAQKADAPRLLVSGCPMAVPNWKLHHVVETSGANIVAEETCTGTRYFENYVDDPGGSVEAQLAAIADRYLKTNCACFTPNEGRIEQIKDLVRDYKADGVIYYTLQFCHTYNVEGVRVEKALEAAGIPVLRIETDYGMEDAGQIQTRVEAFMERIG, encoded by the coding sequence ATGGAAGAAAGAACCGTCAATCTCGAGATGTGGCGCGCACTCGGGCTCGATGTCGAGCGCCACTGTGAACTACTGAACGTCCTCAGGGAGGTCTACCCCGCGATCTACATGTCGCAGGAGAACCGCCCGCCCGCGATGGCATACTTCGACGCCGTCATCGCCGAGATCCACGGCGACAGGGTCAGCGAACTTCTGGAGCACAAGGCGAACGGCGGCAAGGTCGTCGGGACGTTCTGCGTATATGTCCCGGACGAACTGATCTACGCTGCGGGCGCGGTTCCCGTCGGGCTATGCGGGGGCGCTCAGTTCAGCATCCCCGACGCCGAAGCGATCCTGCCCCGCAACCTCTGCCCGCTCATCAAGTCGTTCGTCGGCTTTAAGGAGAGCAAGCTCTGCCCGTATTTCGAGAGCTGTGATCTGCTAGTCGCTGAAACCACATGCGACGGCAAGAAGAAGACCTGGGAGATCATCGCGGAAGACACCCCCACGCACGTCATGGAACTTCCCCACCGCAAGAGCGAGTCCGGCCGTGCTACCTGGATGAAGGAAGTCGCCGCACTCAAGACGAAGCTGGAGGAACTCACCGGCAACGAGATCACCGCCGAGAAGCTCTCCGAGGGGATCAAGCTGGCGAACGACAAACGCAGGGCCATTGCCAGGCTCTACGAGACCCGCAAGACCAACCCGCCGCCGATCAGCGGAAGGGACGCGCTTCTCGTCAGCCAGGTCGCGTTCTATGACGATGCTGCCCGGTTCACGCAGTCCGTGAACACCCTGGTGGACCAGTGCGAGGCCCGCGCCGCAGACGGAGTCTCGGCCCAGAAGGCCGACGCCCCGAGGCTTCTCGTGAGCGGATGCCCGATGGCCGTGCCGAACTGGAAGCTCCACCACGTCGTCGAGACGAGCGGCGCGAACATCGTCGCCGAGGAGACATGCACCGGCACGCGCTACTTCGAGAACTACGTTGACGATCCCGGCGGCTCAGTCGAGGCACAGCTCGCCGCGATCGCGGACCGATATCTCAAGACGAACTGCGCCTGCTTCACCCCGAACGAGGGCCGCATCGAGCAGATCAAGGACCTCGTCCGGGACTACAAGGCGGATGGCGTGATCTACTACACACTCCAGTTCTGTCACACGTACAACGTCGAGGGCGTTCGGGTAGAGAAGGCGCTCGAAGCGGCGGGCATCCCGGTCCTCCGCATCGAGACCGACTACGGTATGGAGGACGCCGGGCAGATCCAGACGCGTGTCGAAGCGTTCATGGAGCGCATCGGATGA
- a CDS encoding exo-alpha-sialidase, translated as MLLAGACLADARIVTKTWDDPENTVVFRSGRGGYHTYRIPALIVTKEGTLLAFCEGRRNGRGDSGEINTLLRRSLDGGKTWGPVRKVAVDGPNTFGNPCPVVDQSTGTIWLTLTHNIGEDHESEIKMGTGKGTRTVWICNSTDDGATWSTPVEITASTKKPNWAWYATGPGVGIQLRTGRLVIPCDYALLGTRDYGSHVIYSDDKGETWKIGGDVFPRVNESQVVELEDGSMMLNMRSYQGQFCRTVAVSKDQGLTFSQGKPDETLVEPVCQASFLRYTTKSTHGKSRLLFSNPASLRRNMMTVRMSYDEGKTWPVMKLLDPRFGAYSCLTVLPDMDIGLLYECGDKDAYETITFARFGLDWLTDGEDKLR; from the coding sequence ATGCTGCTCGCCGGCGCGTGCCTGGCCGACGCTCGGATAGTCACGAAGACCTGGGACGACCCGGAGAATACCGTCGTCTTCAGGTCGGGCAGAGGCGGCTACCATACCTACCGCATCCCGGCGCTGATCGTGACGAAAGAGGGCACGCTGCTCGCGTTCTGCGAGGGGCGGAGGAACGGACGGGGCGACTCCGGCGAGATCAACACGCTTCTCCGAAGGAGTCTCGACGGCGGGAAGACCTGGGGGCCGGTGCGGAAGGTGGCGGTTGACGGACCGAACACGTTCGGCAACCCGTGCCCGGTGGTTGATCAGTCTACCGGAACGATCTGGCTCACTCTCACGCACAACATCGGCGAGGACCACGAGTCCGAGATCAAGATGGGGACCGGCAAGGGCACACGCACCGTCTGGATCTGCAACAGCACGGACGACGGCGCGACGTGGAGCACGCCGGTCGAGATCACCGCCTCGACCAAGAAGCCGAACTGGGCATGGTACGCCACCGGGCCGGGTGTCGGCATCCAGCTCCGGACGGGCCGGCTCGTGATCCCGTGCGACTACGCGCTCCTCGGCACCCGTGACTACGGCTCGCACGTGATCTACAGCGACGACAAGGGCGAAACGTGGAAGATCGGCGGCGACGTCTTCCCCAGGGTCAACGAGTCGCAAGTCGTCGAGTTGGAGGACGGCTCGATGATGCTCAACATGCGGAGTTACCAGGGACAGTTCTGCCGCACGGTAGCCGTCAGCAAGGATCAGGGGCTGACTTTCTCTCAGGGCAAGCCGGACGAGACTCTGGTGGAGCCGGTCTGCCAGGCGAGCTTCCTCAGGTATACGACGAAGTCCACGCACGGTAAGAGCCGGCTGCTCTTCTCGAACCCTGCGAGCCTCAGGCGGAACATGATGACGGTCAGGATGAGCTACGACGAAGGGAAGACGTGGCCGGTGATGAAGCTTCTCGATCCTCGGTTCGGCGCATACTCCTGCCTTACGGTGCTGCCGGACATGGATATCGGGCTGCTGTATGAGTGCGGAGACAAGGACGCCTACGAGACGATCACATTCGCGCGCTTCGGGCTCGACTGGCTGACGGACGGGGAGGACAAGCTGCGGTAA
- a CDS encoding pyruvate dehydrogenase (acetyl-transferring) E1 component subunit alpha, whose translation MTPEQQKTVWDKNELLDMHRKMALIRVFEERANEMYTKGKIGGFLHLYIGQEAVGVGFISALREDDYVIGAYREHGQCLARGSDPKHVMAELYGKATGVSKGKGGSMH comes from the coding sequence ATGACACCCGAACAGCAGAAGACCGTCTGGGATAAGAACGAACTCCTGGATATGCACCGCAAGATGGCGCTGATCCGCGTTTTTGAAGAGCGCGCGAACGAGATGTACACGAAGGGCAAGATCGGCGGCTTCCTGCACCTCTACATCGGGCAGGAAGCCGTAGGCGTCGGGTTCATATCGGCGCTCCGGGAGGACGATTATGTCATAGGCGCGTACAGAGAGCACGGCCAGTGTCTCGCCCGGGGAAGCGATCCGAAGCACGTGATGGCCGAGCTCTACGGCAAGGCCACCGGCGTTTCGAAGGGTAAGGGCGGTTCGATGCAC
- the wrbA gene encoding NAD(P)H:quinone oxidoreductase, translating into MEILVLFDSKGGHVYKIAQGIVEGIEQVDGVKARVRRVKEVTPMEVIRGNAKWSEFYDWKEANVPEVTHEDMTECAGLVMGSPTRYGNVTPALGNFIESLGPLWTNDSLFGKPAGVFTSTGTMHGGQETTLVSMYFALAHLGYIIVPVGYAEPAVARTSRGGTPYGASNMAGMPDEWPDEMELSVARALGKRVAETARKLSA; encoded by the coding sequence ATGGAAATCCTGGTTCTTTTCGACAGCAAGGGAGGGCACGTCTACAAGATCGCGCAGGGCATCGTCGAAGGCATCGAGCAGGTGGACGGCGTCAAGGCGCGGGTTCGGCGGGTGAAGGAAGTCACCCCGATGGAAGTCATACGGGGCAACGCGAAGTGGTCGGAGTTCTACGATTGGAAGGAAGCGAACGTCCCCGAGGTCACCCACGAAGACATGACCGAGTGCGCCGGTCTCGTGATGGGCTCCCCGACCCGCTACGGCAACGTGACCCCGGCCCTCGGCAATTTCATCGAGTCGCTCGGACCGCTCTGGACGAACGACTCGCTCTTCGGCAAACCGGCCGGCGTGTTCACGAGCACGGGCACCATGCACGGCGGCCAGGAGACGACGCTCGTCTCGATGTACTTCGCCCTCGCACACCTGGGGTATATAATCGTCCCGGTCGGGTATGCGGAGCCCGCCGTCGCGCGCACTTCCCGCGGGGGCACTCCCTACGGGGCCTCGAACATGGCGGGGATGCCCGACGAGTGGCCCGACGAGATGGAGCTCTCGGTGGCGCGCGCTCTCGGCAAGCGCGTCGCGGAAACCGCAAGGAAGCTGAGTGCATGA
- a CDS encoding type II toxin-antitoxin system HicA family toxin, protein MRLPRDVSGTELAKALSAFGYSIIRQTGSHMRLVSSRNGEHHVTIPQHDPLRVGTLASILDAVAGH, encoded by the coding sequence ATGAGGCTTCCTCGCGACGTCTCAGGGACAGAACTGGCGAAGGCGCTATCGGCCTTCGGGTATTCCATTATCCGACAGACCGGAAGTCATATGCGACTCGTCAGCAGCCGCAACGGCGAGCATCACGTCACCATTCCTCAACACGATCCGCTTCGCGTCGGCACTCTGGCATCTATCCTGGACGCCGTGGCCGGTCACTAG
- a CDS encoding sodium/solute symporter (Members of the Solute:Sodium Symporter (SSS), TC 2.A.21 as described in tcdb.org, catalyze solute:Na+ symport. Known solutes for members of the family include sugars, amino acids, nucleosides, inositols, vitamins, urea or anions, depending on the system.) has translation MPRSAAGTLALLAASVILAAVPLHADDTPRMFDWNTLPALPMPLSGHFAGTSGGALIVAGGTNFPVSLFDGGTKEWYDSVYVLPKGEKTWRKVGTLPRSLAYGGSVSTEAGLICIGGGDARRHYCDVFRLTWSEGRVRRTGLPSLPEPVAFGGAALLGEAVYVVGGQDSPAATDATTRVRMLDFSIAGSQWMEIEPIPGPGRILPAVAAQDGALYVFGGASLHPGPDGKAVRTYLADSYCYRPGKGWKRVADLPSPVTAAPSAAYGPSHILVFGGDDGLLVNRVQELKDTHPGFSRRILAYHTITDTWAHLGTLPKGLVTTNAVAWEGSIVIPGGEDRPGHRSAEVLGAKGMKPKGHFFPLDYGVLIAYLLGMVLIGFIISGRENTTDDFFLGGRRVPWWAAGLSIFGTQLSAITFMAIPAKVYATDWVYILGNMCIVLVAPLVVFFYLPFFRRLNVTTAYEYLEKRFNLPVRLFGSASFILLQVGRMGIVLFLPAIALSAVTGISVTTCIIVMGVLATLYTVLGGIEAVIWTDVVQVIVLLGGAIVSLLVVIGKLGWGVGDAFAVAQSADKFHTFNWTWDITTVAVWVVVAGNIFSNLVPYTADQGVIQRYLTTKDERASRKAIWTNAALSIPAALIFFSVGTALWLFYRSHPGLLNPSLSTDAIFPLFIAMELPAGITGLVVAGLFAAAMSTLDSSMNSVATAIVTDFYRRFRPDAPDRRCLNLARWLTVLLGAAGVGTALWMANSGIKSLWDMFITILGLTGGALAGMFILGIFTRRAHGTGTLIGAIGGAFTLYLVQSRTSVHFFLYAAVGIVACVMIGYAASLIIPAKTRDLTGLTIYTIDDKEKP, from the coding sequence ATGCCTAGATCCGCCGCAGGGACGCTCGCACTCCTCGCCGCATCTGTCATCCTCGCCGCCGTGCCGCTCCATGCCGACGACACGCCTCGAATGTTCGACTGGAACACTCTGCCCGCGCTTCCGATGCCGCTCTCCGGTCACTTCGCGGGGACGAGCGGCGGCGCGCTGATCGTCGCGGGCGGGACGAACTTCCCGGTGTCGCTCTTCGATGGCGGCACGAAGGAGTGGTACGATTCGGTCTATGTCCTTCCGAAGGGCGAGAAGACTTGGCGGAAGGTGGGAACGCTTCCCCGCTCCCTCGCCTACGGCGGGTCGGTCTCGACCGAGGCGGGGCTGATCTGCATCGGGGGCGGGGATGCTCGCAGGCACTACTGTGATGTGTTCCGCCTCACCTGGTCCGAAGGGCGCGTCAGGCGAACCGGACTTCCTTCGCTTCCTGAGCCGGTTGCATTCGGCGGCGCGGCCCTGCTCGGCGAAGCGGTCTACGTCGTCGGAGGACAGGACAGCCCCGCCGCGACCGATGCGACGACCCGGGTAAGAATGCTCGACTTCTCCATAGCGGGCTCGCAATGGATGGAGATCGAACCGATCCCAGGACCGGGCAGAATCCTGCCGGCCGTCGCCGCGCAGGACGGCGCCCTCTATGTGTTCGGCGGGGCTTCCCTCCATCCCGGCCCCGACGGCAAGGCGGTGAGGACATATCTTGCCGACAGCTACTGCTACCGCCCCGGCAAGGGATGGAAGCGGGTCGCCGATCTGCCGTCTCCGGTGACCGCCGCTCCCAGCGCGGCATACGGTCCCTCTCACATCCTCGTCTTCGGCGGCGACGACGGGCTGCTAGTCAACCGCGTTCAGGAACTGAAGGACACGCACCCCGGATTCAGCCGCAGAATCCTCGCATACCACACGATCACGGACACATGGGCCCATCTCGGCACGCTTCCGAAGGGGCTCGTCACGACGAACGCCGTAGCTTGGGAGGGAAGCATCGTGATCCCCGGCGGAGAGGACCGCCCGGGCCACAGGTCGGCGGAAGTGCTCGGCGCGAAGGGCATGAAGCCGAAGGGACACTTCTTCCCGCTCGACTACGGCGTCCTGATCGCATATCTGCTCGGGATGGTGCTGATCGGATTCATCATCTCCGGCCGCGAAAACACGACCGACGACTTCTTCCTCGGCGGTCGAAGGGTGCCGTGGTGGGCGGCCGGGCTCAGCATCTTCGGCACTCAGCTCAGCGCGATCACGTTTATGGCGATACCGGCGAAGGTCTACGCGACGGACTGGGTCTACATCCTTGGGAACATGTGCATCGTGCTGGTGGCGCCTCTGGTGGTTTTCTTCTACCTCCCGTTCTTCCGCAGGCTGAACGTCACGACGGCGTATGAATACCTGGAGAAGCGCTTCAACCTTCCCGTGAGGCTCTTCGGCAGCGCTTCGTTCATCCTCTTGCAGGTCGGGCGGATGGGGATCGTCCTGTTCCTTCCAGCTATCGCGCTCTCGGCGGTGACGGGGATCAGCGTAACGACCTGCATCATAGTTATGGGGGTGCTGGCGACCCTGTACACGGTGCTCGGCGGAATCGAGGCGGTGATCTGGACCGACGTCGTGCAAGTGATCGTCCTGCTCGGCGGCGCGATCGTCAGCCTGCTGGTGGTGATCGGGAAGCTCGGATGGGGCGTCGGCGACGCGTTCGCAGTGGCGCAATCGGCAGACAAGTTCCACACATTTAACTGGACGTGGGACATCACTACGGTGGCGGTATGGGTCGTCGTCGCCGGAAACATCTTCAGCAACCTGGTGCCGTACACCGCGGACCAGGGCGTGATCCAGCGCTACCTCACCACGAAGGATGAGCGTGCATCGAGGAAGGCGATCTGGACGAACGCGGCGCTCTCCATCCCGGCGGCGCTGATCTTCTTCTCGGTCGGGACGGCGCTCTGGCTCTTCTACCGGAGCCATCCGGGCCTGCTTAACCCATCGCTCTCGACCGACGCGATCTTCCCCTTGTTTATCGCGATGGAGCTTCCGGCGGGGATCACCGGGCTCGTGGTCGCGGGACTCTTCGCGGCGGCGATGTCCACCTTGGACAGCAGCATGAACAGCGTCGCGACGGCGATCGTCACGGATTTCTACCGCAGATTCAGGCCGGACGCTCCCGACAGGAGATGCCTCAACCTCGCAAGGTGGCTCACCGTGCTGCTGGGCGCCGCGGGAGTCGGAACGGCGCTGTGGATGGCGAACAGCGGGATCAAGTCGCTGTGGGATATGTTCATCACGATACTCGGTCTGACCGGCGGAGCGCTCGCGGGGATGTTCATCCTCGGGATCTTCACCCGGCGCGCTCACGGGACGGGCACGCTCATCGGAGCGATCGGCGGGGCATTCACGCTCTACCTGGTGCAGAGCCGCACCAGCGTTCACTTCTTCCTCTACGCGGCGGTGGGGATCGTCGCGTGCGTGATGATCGGCTACGCGGCGAGCCTGATCATCCCCGCCAAGACGCGCGACCTGACCGGCTTGACGATCTACACCATAGACGACAAGGAGAAACCATAG
- a CDS encoding exonuclease SbcCD subunit D, producing the protein MAPIKIMHFGDVHFGVETYGKQDPETGLNTRLLDFRKSLNDACDKALAGGVHIALFAGDAYKSRDPSQTHQREFASCIRKLTQAGVPVVMLTGNHDVPNAKARANALEIYGALGVENVHVISRPEVLRVETNAGPVQVAGMPYLLRSNVLTRDELRDKTIEEITELMVEKYGEYIEYLIGKLEADIPSVLLGHFWLKNAKVGSRPSYLNVAEPEMLVSTVARSEFDYVAMGHIHKFQDLNKRAQPPVVYCGSTDRMDFGEKDDPKGFVLATVTKGSAEYEHVTVDARRFVEIDVDADVDEPTERILKAIGEHEIEGAVVKLIYRAPRARMEQVREAEIREALDGAFMVVSFTREAVDDQKLTRNKLLNEGLDPVRALDMYFDTREDFRERKSELMEYANPLIQELIADERVS; encoded by the coding sequence ATGGCTCCAATCAAGATAATGCACTTCGGCGACGTTCACTTCGGCGTCGAGACCTACGGAAAGCAGGACCCGGAGACCGGCCTGAACACGCGCCTGCTCGACTTCAGGAAGTCGCTCAACGACGCGTGCGACAAGGCGCTTGCCGGGGGGGTGCATATCGCTCTCTTCGCGGGCGATGCCTACAAGTCCCGCGATCCCAGCCAGACTCATCAGCGCGAGTTCGCTTCCTGCATTCGGAAGCTCACTCAGGCCGGGGTACCCGTGGTGATGCTCACCGGCAACCACGACGTGCCCAACGCCAAGGCGCGCGCGAATGCGCTCGAGATATACGGCGCGCTCGGCGTCGAGAACGTCCACGTCATCAGCAGGCCCGAGGTGCTCCGCGTCGAAACGAATGCGGGTCCCGTGCAGGTAGCCGGAATGCCGTACCTGCTCAGGAGCAACGTCCTGACGCGAGACGAACTGCGGGACAAGACGATCGAGGAGATCACCGAACTCATGGTGGAGAAGTACGGCGAGTACATCGAGTACCTGATCGGCAAGCTCGAGGCCGACATCCCTTCCGTATTGCTCGGCCATTTCTGGCTGAAGAATGCGAAAGTCGGCTCGCGGCCGTCATACCTGAACGTCGCCGAGCCGGAGATGCTAGTCAGCACGGTCGCCCGCTCGGAGTTCGACTACGTGGCGATGGGCCACATCCACAAGTTCCAGGACCTGAACAAGCGCGCGCAGCCCCCGGTCGTCTACTGCGGGAGCACCGACCGCATGGATTTCGGGGAGAAGGACGATCCGAAGGGCTTCGTCCTGGCCACCGTGACGAAGGGCTCGGCGGAGTATGAGCATGTCACAGTAGACGCCCGGCGGTTCGTCGAGATAGACGTTGACGCGGACGTGGACGAGCCGACGGAGAGGATACTGAAGGCGATCGGCGAGCACGAGATCGAAGGCGCGGTCGTGAAGCTGATCTACCGCGCCCCGCGAGCCAGGATGGAACAGGTGCGCGAGGCAGAGATCAGGGAGGCTCTCGACGGGGCGTTCATGGTCGTCTCGTTCACCCGCGAGGCCGTGGACGACCAGAAACTGACGCGCAACAAGCTCCTGAACGAGGGTCTCGACCCGGTCCGGGCGCTCGACATGTACTTCGACACCAGGGAGGACTTTCGCGAGCGGAAGTCCGAGTTGATGGAATACGCGAATCCGCTGATCCAGGAACTGATTGCGGATGAGCGAGTGAGCTAG